A window from Photobacterium sp. DA100 encodes these proteins:
- a CDS encoding LysR family transcriptional regulator, translating to MKQLDLNLLRVFLVLLKTQNTRMAGDALSLSQPAVSKALRRLRNYFDDELFTRVHTGLKPTPRALELGEQLPMIMESLDAVILDTPNFDPLEYKGKITIAINGFISNWLGARLCLALVQDAPNAQVNIVNWGSQTLQKLLDGEIQAAINYSPVVTNKQFTHQVIGDDDFVGLVRIGHPMAGKVLSQEEVKKGQYASLVVPGWNDTQPFIEKHLSAGELKIQARSSYLHTLLDVIKQSELILPCSKQLAHYLHCEFDYLSFPEQTPEEIKKIVLVESHNMRMHPMHQWIKSKILTASQANIGD from the coding sequence CTTAATTTACTACGCGTTTTTCTTGTTCTACTGAAAACCCAAAATACCCGTATGGCAGGGGATGCGCTGTCATTGAGCCAGCCGGCGGTGAGCAAAGCATTGCGCCGTTTAAGAAACTACTTTGATGATGAGCTCTTTACCCGCGTACATACAGGACTGAAACCGACGCCGCGTGCACTGGAATTAGGTGAGCAGCTACCGATGATTATGGAAAGCTTAGATGCCGTTATTTTAGATACGCCAAATTTCGATCCCCTGGAATACAAGGGCAAGATAACCATTGCCATCAATGGATTCATCTCAAACTGGCTTGGTGCTCGGTTATGTCTTGCTCTTGTTCAGGATGCACCGAACGCACAAGTTAATATTGTAAATTGGGGCTCTCAAACACTTCAAAAATTGCTTGATGGTGAAATACAGGCAGCGATCAACTATTCACCGGTTGTTACTAACAAGCAGTTTACCCATCAGGTTATTGGTGACGATGACTTTGTTGGTCTGGTCAGAATAGGGCATCCAATGGCAGGAAAGGTCTTGTCACAAGAAGAAGTAAAAAAGGGGCAGTATGCCAGTTTGGTTGTGCCTGGCTGGAATGATACTCAGCCATTTATTGAAAAGCATTTGTCGGCAGGCGAACTTAAGATACAAGCGAGGAGCTCGTATCTTCATACACTGCTCGATGTAATCAAGCAAAGTGAACTAATCCTGCCTTGCTCGAAGCAGTTAGCCCATTACTTGCATTGTGAATTTGATTATCTTTCTTTCCCCGAGCAAACCCCGGAAGAGATAAAGAAAATCGTCTTGGTGGAGTCGCATAACATGCGAATGCATCCTATGCATCAGTGGATAAAAAGTAAAATTCTAACGGCCTCACAAGCGAACATCGGCGATTAA
- the gcvH gene encoding glycine cleavage system protein GcvH, translating to MENTLKFAESHEWVRDNGDGTITMGISNHAQGLLGDVVFVDLPEVGDSTEAGESFSLVESVKAASDIYAPVTGEIVEINEELEDSPELVNEEPYEGGWIAKIKVQDVEELSNLIDGEKYLASIDED from the coding sequence ATGGAAAATACACTGAAGTTCGCCGAAAGCCACGAGTGGGTACGAGACAATGGTGACGGTACTATCACTATGGGTATCTCAAACCATGCTCAGGGCCTACTTGGTGATGTTGTATTTGTTGACCTTCCAGAAGTTGGCGATTCAACCGAAGCTGGTGAGTCTTTCTCTCTTGTCGAGTCAGTCAAGGCCGCATCTGATATCTATGCACCTGTGACCGGCGAAATCGTTGAAATCAACGAAGAGTTAGAAGACAGCCCAGAGCTAGTCAACGAAGAACCGTATGAAGGTGGCTGGATTGCTAAAATCAAAGTTCAGGACGTAGAGGAACTCTCTAACCTGATCGACGGTGAAAAATACCTAGCATCCATCGACGAAGACTAA
- a CDS encoding DsbA family protein — protein MPLSKVKLYYVYDPMCSWCWGYKPTWNQISEGISDEVEIIYVVGGLAPDSDVPMPEVMQQQIKAYWKKIEDYLGTQFNYDFWVNNTPRRSTYPACRAILAARAQGAELAMLNVIQEAYYLNAKNPSDNDVLLNLAQGLGLDITQFKAQFLSEQTHQRLLDEIAFARSIGGNSFPSLLIEVEGRIIQIPIDYQDAEATIIQIRRVT, from the coding sequence ATGCCCTTATCAAAGGTAAAGCTTTATTACGTATATGATCCCATGTGCTCTTGGTGCTGGGGTTACAAGCCAACATGGAATCAAATTTCCGAAGGTATATCCGATGAGGTCGAAATCATCTATGTTGTTGGTGGCCTTGCCCCCGACTCTGATGTTCCTATGCCCGAGGTCATGCAGCAACAGATTAAAGCTTACTGGAAGAAAATCGAAGACTACCTTGGCACCCAGTTCAATTATGACTTCTGGGTCAACAACACACCTCGCCGCTCAACTTACCCCGCATGCAGAGCAATTCTCGCAGCCCGCGCTCAAGGCGCTGAGCTAGCAATGTTAAATGTCATTCAAGAAGCCTACTACCTGAATGCCAAAAACCCCAGTGATAACGACGTGTTACTTAATTTGGCACAAGGTTTAGGCTTAGATATAACTCAATTCAAAGCTCAGTTTCTTTCTGAACAAACTCACCAGCGCTTATTAGATGAAATCGCCTTTGCCCGCTCAATTGGTGGCAATAGTTTCCCATCATTGCTGATTGAGGTAGAAGGAAGGATTATCCAAATACCAATCGATTATCAAGATGCGGAGGCAACCATTATCCAGATCAGGCGTGTTACCTAG
- a CDS encoding thioesterase family protein — MYPFMRLAKVMWQAKRNSPVHITDKCEISFSCRPWDLDIFNEMNNGRVLTLYDLGRTELGIRCGLMKVLAKKRWALVVAGSSVRYRKRIHMFHKVKMYSQCVGWDDKWLYVEQSMWVDGKPCSSVLIRAGVTSKKGLVPPHELLEAMSEPVNTPILPQWVTEWIDSEQHRPWPPIGQ; from the coding sequence ATGTATCCATTCATGCGACTAGCAAAAGTAATGTGGCAAGCCAAGCGCAACTCTCCGGTTCACATTACCGACAAATGTGAAATTTCTTTCTCCTGTCGCCCATGGGATCTCGATATTTTCAATGAAATGAATAACGGTCGCGTTCTTACCCTGTACGACTTGGGGCGAACTGAGTTGGGGATTCGCTGTGGGTTGATGAAGGTCTTGGCGAAAAAACGGTGGGCTTTGGTGGTTGCAGGAAGCTCAGTGCGTTATCGAAAACGCATCCATATGTTTCACAAGGTAAAAATGTACTCACAGTGCGTCGGCTGGGACGACAAATGGCTATATGTAGAGCAATCTATGTGGGTAGACGGCAAACCGTGTTCGTCGGTGTTGATTCGAGCGGGCGTGACTTCTAAAAAAGGATTGGTTCCACCTCACGAGTTGCTTGAAGCAATGAGCGAACCGGTGAATACACCTATCTTGCCACAGTGGGTAACTGAATGGATTGACTCAGAGCAGCACAGGCCGTGGCCACCTATCGGTCAGTAA
- the gcvP gene encoding aminomethyl-transferring glycine dehydrogenase: MTDMTLLNALSDDKEFAGRHNGPDSAQQKIMLETIGVSSVDQLIDETVPAAIRLPEPMQLDLPQSEADMLASLKAIASKNIINRSFIGQGYYNTYTPNVILRNVLENPGWYTAYTPYQPEISQGRLESLLNYQQMIMDLTGMELANASLLDEATAAAEAMTLCQRASKNKSKAFFVSNDLHPQTVDVVLTRAGYIGIEIIRGDIQDLDQHDVFGALVQYPGTTGNVQDLTAIIDAAHAKKTLVAVASDLLALTLLKAPGEMGADVVIGSAQRFGVPMGFGGPHAGFMATKDKHKRTMPGRVIGVSKDARDNQALRMAMQTREQHIRREKATSNICTAQALLANMAAFYALYHGPEGLRKIGRRVHHLTAILAAGLRNSGIELANDSFFDTLTLNTGKKTTEFYNKALDAGINLRKYDAQLGISIDETTKVADIEELLALFSGEGLKASMFTADIASDEFAAIPESCRRTSQYLTHPVFNQYHSETLMMRYMKKLENKDYSLTHGMIPLGSCTMKLNAAAEMIPVTWPEFGALHPFAPAEQAKGYAELADNLSKMLCEITGYDAFSLQPNSGAQGEYAGLIAIQRYHEANGDAHRNVCLIPSSAHGTNPASAAMVSMKVVVVGCDDQGNIDVEDLKAKIEKHRDNLSCIMITYPSTHGVYEEAVQEVCELVHEAGGQVYLDGANMNAQVGLTSPGFIGSDVSHLNLHKTFCIPHGGGGPGMGPIGVKSHLAPFLPGHVENTEADQPQYAVSAADLGSASILPISYAYIAMMGEAGLTDATKLAILNANYVMERLRPHYPVLYRGTHGRIAHECIIDIRPIKEASGISEEDVAKRLMDYGFHAPTMSFPVAGTLMIEPTESEDIAELDRFCDAMIAIRHEIARVQDGEWDLKDNPLVNAPHTQADMMDAEWNRSYSRELACFPSAQTKDAKYWPTVNRVDNVFGDRNLVCSCPGIENYIED, encoded by the coding sequence ATGACCGACATGACTCTTCTAAATGCACTAAGTGACGATAAGGAATTTGCAGGTCGTCACAATGGCCCGGATTCGGCACAACAAAAAATCATGCTGGAAACCATCGGCGTATCAAGCGTCGATCAGCTAATCGATGAAACGGTTCCGGCAGCAATACGTCTCCCAGAGCCAATGCAGCTCGACCTGCCTCAAAGCGAAGCGGACATGCTGGCCTCTCTCAAGGCAATCGCCAGCAAAAACATTATCAACCGCAGCTTTATCGGTCAGGGTTACTACAACACCTATACACCTAACGTTATTCTTCGCAACGTACTGGAAAATCCAGGTTGGTATACTGCTTACACCCCATACCAGCCTGAAATCTCTCAAGGCCGCTTAGAGTCTCTGCTTAACTACCAGCAGATGATCATGGATCTGACCGGTATGGAGCTGGCTAACGCTTCCCTACTCGACGAAGCGACAGCGGCAGCTGAGGCAATGACCCTGTGTCAGCGTGCCAGCAAGAACAAAAGCAAGGCGTTCTTTGTCTCTAACGACTTGCACCCACAAACCGTGGATGTTGTCCTCACTCGTGCTGGTTACATCGGTATTGAAATTATCCGCGGTGATATCCAAGATCTTGACCAGCACGATGTATTCGGTGCTTTGGTGCAATACCCAGGGACAACCGGTAACGTACAAGATCTGACCGCTATTATTGATGCGGCCCACGCCAAGAAGACCTTGGTAGCTGTAGCTTCAGACCTACTGGCGCTCACCCTGCTTAAAGCTCCGGGTGAAATGGGCGCTGATGTCGTGATTGGTTCAGCACAGCGCTTCGGTGTTCCGATGGGCTTTGGTGGCCCGCACGCTGGTTTCATGGCAACCAAAGACAAGCACAAGCGCACTATGCCGGGCCGTGTTATTGGTGTCTCTAAAGATGCGCGTGACAACCAGGCGCTGCGTATGGCAATGCAAACCCGTGAGCAGCACATCCGCCGTGAGAAAGCGACGTCGAACATTTGTACCGCTCAGGCACTGCTTGCCAACATGGCAGCGTTCTACGCGCTTTACCATGGCCCAGAAGGTCTACGCAAGATCGGCCGTCGCGTACATCACCTTACCGCGATTCTTGCTGCCGGCCTGCGCAATTCTGGTATTGAGCTGGCCAATGACAGCTTCTTCGATACCCTGACGCTGAACACTGGCAAGAAAACGACTGAGTTCTACAACAAGGCACTGGATGCCGGCATCAACTTACGCAAATATGATGCCCAGCTAGGTATCAGCATCGACGAAACAACTAAGGTTGCCGATATCGAAGAGCTTTTGGCGCTATTTAGCGGCGAAGGCCTGAAAGCGTCGATGTTCACGGCAGATATCGCCAGCGACGAGTTTGCCGCGATTCCTGAGAGCTGCCGACGTACCAGCCAATACCTAACTCACCCGGTGTTTAACCAGTACCACAGTGAAACGCTGATGATGCGTTACATGAAGAAGCTGGAAAATAAAGACTACTCACTGACTCACGGTATGATCCCGCTGGGCAGCTGCACCATGAAACTAAATGCTGCCGCAGAGATGATCCCGGTAACCTGGCCTGAGTTTGGTGCCCTGCACCCATTCGCGCCAGCAGAGCAAGCCAAAGGTTACGCCGAGCTGGCCGACAACCTGTCCAAAATGCTGTGTGAAATCACCGGCTACGATGCTTTCTCACTACAGCCAAACTCAGGCGCGCAGGGTGAATACGCCGGCCTCATCGCTATCCAGCGCTACCATGAGGCCAACGGCGATGCACACCGTAATGTGTGTTTGATCCCAAGCTCTGCCCACGGTACCAACCCGGCATCTGCGGCGATGGTTTCGATGAAAGTTGTGGTAGTCGGCTGTGATGATCAGGGCAACATCGATGTTGAAGATCTTAAAGCGAAGATCGAAAAACACCGTGACAACCTGTCTTGCATCATGATCACCTACCCGTCTACGCACGGTGTATATGAAGAAGCGGTACAGGAAGTGTGTGAGCTAGTCCATGAAGCTGGCGGTCAGGTTTACCTTGACGGCGCGAACATGAACGCCCAGGTTGGCCTAACCAGCCCTGGCTTCATCGGCTCTGACGTTTCTCACCTCAACCTGCACAAGACCTTCTGTATTCCACACGGTGGCGGCGGTCCGGGCATGGGTCCTATCGGTGTTAAATCTCACCTTGCTCCGTTCCTACCGGGCCACGTTGAGAACACTGAAGCGGATCAGCCACAATATGCTGTTTCAGCTGCGGATCTGGGTTCTGCGTCTATCCTGCCAATCTCTTACGCCTATATCGCGATGATGGGTGAAGCGGGTCTGACTGATGCGACTAAACTGGCGATCCTAAACGCTAACTACGTAATGGAGCGTCTACGCCCTCACTACCCGGTTCTGTACCGTGGTACCCATGGCCGTATTGCTCACGAATGTATCATCGACATTCGCCCAATCAAAGAAGCGTCAGGCATTTCTGAAGAAGATGTTGCCAAGCGTCTGATGGACTACGGTTTCCACGCGCCAACCATGTCGTTCCCTGTTGCGGGTACGCTGATGATTGAGCCTACGGAATCGGAAGACATTGCCGAGCTAGACCGCTTCTGTGATGCCATGATTGCTATCCGTCATGAAATCGCCCGAGTTCAAGATGGCGAGTGGGATCTGAAAGACAACCCGCTGGTTAACGCACCGCACACCCAAGCTGACATGATGGACGCTGAGTGGAACCGCAGCTATAGCCGCGAACTAGCCTGCTTCCCATCGGCCCAGACCAAAGATGCGAAATACTGGCCGACAGTAAACCGCGTTGATAACGTGTTCGGTGACCGAAACCTCGTATGTTCTTGCCCAGGCATTGAGAACTATATTGAAGACTAA
- a CDS encoding Cof-type HAD-IIB family hydrolase yields the protein MPSTDIKFIAVDMDGTLLDENSQLPDDFYSVYQQLKQRNIIFAAASGRQYYSLMETFAPVSDDMMFIAENGTMVMHQGRELYRCEIDKPSIAAIIKQARAIDGTHIVLCGTQSAYIETQDPRALNEFAKYYQRCQYVSDLLAVDDDFIKVAICHFDGTEEHVFPNFDREFGQSHQVVVSAKIWLDVMNANASKGAAIEHLQNTLGFSFQQTMSFGDYLNDLEMLKASYHSYAMDNAHPTVKQTARFSAPSHRDSGVMTVIKRELLD from the coding sequence ATGCCAAGTACAGACATCAAATTCATTGCCGTCGATATGGACGGGACCCTACTCGATGAGAATAGCCAACTACCTGACGATTTCTATTCGGTTTATCAGCAGTTAAAGCAACGCAATATTATCTTTGCCGCAGCATCGGGTCGTCAGTATTACAGCTTGATGGAGACGTTCGCACCAGTTAGCGATGATATGATGTTTATTGCCGAAAATGGCACCATGGTGATGCACCAGGGTAGAGAGCTATACCGCTGTGAGATTGATAAGCCTTCCATTGCAGCGATTATCAAGCAGGCGCGAGCAATTGATGGGACACATATTGTCTTGTGTGGTACGCAATCAGCCTACATTGAAACCCAAGATCCACGGGCGCTCAACGAGTTTGCGAAGTACTACCAGCGCTGTCAGTACGTCAGCGACCTCTTGGCTGTTGACGATGACTTTATCAAAGTCGCAATTTGTCATTTCGATGGCACCGAAGAACATGTATTCCCAAATTTTGACCGCGAATTTGGACAGAGCCATCAAGTGGTGGTGAGTGCCAAGATCTGGCTTGATGTAATGAATGCCAATGCCTCCAAGGGGGCCGCAATTGAGCACTTGCAGAACACGCTTGGCTTCAGCTTTCAGCAAACGATGAGCTTTGGTGATTACCTCAATGATTTGGAAATGCTCAAAGCAAGCTACCATTCTTATGCCATGGATAACGCCCACCCGACGGTAAAACAAACCGCCCGGTTCTCAGCGCCAAGTCATCGTGATTCGGGCGTAATGACCGTAATTAAACGTGAGTTACTCGATTAA
- a CDS encoding DUF1214 domain-containing protein, with amino-acid sequence MKKRILTSLIVISSMQAMAAVEVTDENFARAETELYFTQQLERQPVNVFDHNRESVSVDNQMIIRSNTDLLYSTAVVDVSKGATFRLARGEAYQIMHFFNNDHDNHMAIYGGEEVYIDSKIAGSDYIYILMRTATTAGMDEAHRLQDAAVIDAKSAKPFNPSEDWDSASRDSIRAKWEKQVNSIKPEEAFTSGITATPDNRQFMIGTAVGWAGLPAEHAVYTSRAGTGKVECASITFAAPSLRYSEGGYWSITAYSGQGWLMTNKNSADSTSATPNKDGSYTIHFAPKGETCGAADNLIEVSDDGWNFAVRAYRPSDKPKTITQMHNFPQVVLK; translated from the coding sequence ATGAAAAAACGAATTTTAACGTCCCTCATTGTCATCTCATCCATGCAGGCCATGGCAGCCGTCGAAGTAACCGACGAGAACTTCGCTCGAGCAGAAACCGAACTGTATTTCACCCAGCAACTAGAGCGCCAGCCAGTCAACGTTTTCGATCACAACCGAGAAAGCGTTAGCGTCGATAACCAAATGATCATTCGCTCCAACACTGACTTGCTTTATTCAACAGCGGTGGTGGATGTATCGAAAGGCGCAACCTTCCGCCTGGCCAGAGGCGAGGCATACCAAATCATGCACTTCTTCAATAACGATCATGACAACCACATGGCGATTTATGGTGGCGAAGAAGTTTATATCGACTCGAAAATTGCGGGTTCTGACTACATCTATATTCTGATGAGAACTGCGACGACTGCCGGAATGGATGAGGCTCACAGGCTACAAGATGCTGCAGTCATTGATGCAAAATCAGCAAAACCGTTTAATCCTAGCGAAGATTGGGATAGTGCTTCTCGCGACTCGATCCGTGCCAAATGGGAAAAACAGGTAAACAGCATCAAGCCCGAAGAAGCCTTTACGTCTGGTATTACCGCCACACCAGACAACAGACAGTTCATGATTGGTACTGCGGTCGGCTGGGCAGGCTTACCTGCCGAACACGCGGTATACACCTCGCGGGCGGGAACAGGCAAAGTGGAATGCGCTAGCATTACGTTCGCAGCCCCTTCTCTTCGCTATAGCGAAGGTGGTTACTGGTCTATCACTGCATATTCAGGTCAAGGCTGGCTAATGACCAATAAGAACAGCGCCGATTCAACATCAGCAACACCAAACAAAGATGGTTCCTATACCATTCATTTCGCACCTAAAGGCGAGACATGCGGCGCCGCTGACAACCTCATTGAAGTTAGTGACGATGGCTGGAACTTCGCTGTTCGAGCTTACCGTCCAAGCGATAAGCCCAAAACCATTACCCAGATGCACAACTTCCCGCAAGTGGTACTTAAATAA
- a CDS encoding serine hydroxymethyltransferase — protein sequence MKASYQNHDLEVFFSTNLAQIDGAVNAGIAAELTRQNQQIELIASENIVSKAVMQAQGSCLTNKYAEGYAGRRYYGGCEHVDEVEHIAIARAKQLFQCEYVNVQPHSGAQANGAVMLALLQPGDTILGMSLDAGGHLTHGARPALSGKWFNAVQYGVDKDTCEIDYEQVRQLAIESQPKMIIAGGSAIPRQIDFAKFRAIADEVGAYLMVDMAHIAGLIAAGEHPSPIPHAHVITTTTHKTLRGPRGGMILTNHEDINKKINSAVFPGLQGGPLMHVIAGKAVALGEALEPEFKLYIKNVISNAKVLAEVLQARGCDIVTNGTDTHLMLVDLRPKGLKGNQVEEALERAGITCNKNGIPFDPEKPMVTSGIRLGTPAGTSRGFGAEEFKQIGQWIGDVLDGLAANPEDNSAIEQQVKQQVQKLCSRFPLYQ from the coding sequence ATGAAAGCTTCGTACCAAAACCACGATTTAGAAGTGTTCTTCTCAACCAACCTTGCTCAGATTGATGGTGCTGTTAATGCCGGTATTGCGGCAGAGCTTACACGCCAGAACCAGCAAATTGAGTTGATCGCATCAGAGAACATTGTATCTAAAGCCGTAATGCAAGCCCAAGGTAGCTGCCTGACAAACAAGTATGCCGAAGGTTATGCTGGACGCCGTTACTATGGTGGTTGTGAGCATGTCGACGAAGTAGAGCACATCGCTATTGCCCGTGCCAAGCAACTGTTCCAATGTGAGTACGTCAATGTCCAGCCACATTCCGGAGCCCAGGCTAATGGGGCGGTAATGTTGGCACTACTTCAGCCGGGCGACACTATCTTGGGTATGTCTCTGGATGCTGGCGGCCACCTAACACACGGTGCGCGCCCTGCTCTTTCAGGTAAATGGTTCAACGCCGTTCAGTATGGGGTAGACAAAGACACCTGCGAAATCGATTACGAGCAGGTGCGCCAGCTCGCTATCGAAAGCCAGCCGAAAATGATCATTGCCGGTGGTTCGGCTATTCCTCGCCAGATTGATTTTGCTAAGTTCCGCGCCATCGCCGATGAAGTAGGTGCCTACCTGATGGTGGATATGGCCCACATTGCCGGTCTTATCGCCGCCGGCGAACACCCTAGCCCAATTCCTCATGCCCACGTTATTACTACCACCACGCACAAAACGCTCCGTGGCCCACGTGGCGGCATGATTTTGACCAACCACGAAGACATCAATAAGAAGATCAACTCTGCGGTTTTCCCAGGTCTTCAGGGTGGCCCGCTAATGCATGTTATCGCGGGTAAAGCGGTTGCTCTGGGCGAAGCACTAGAGCCTGAATTTAAGTTATATATCAAGAATGTGATCAGCAACGCGAAAGTCTTGGCAGAAGTCCTGCAAGCTCGCGGTTGCGACATCGTGACAAACGGTACCGACACCCACCTGATGCTGGTCGACTTGCGTCCGAAAGGCCTCAAAGGCAACCAGGTGGAAGAAGCCCTTGAGCGTGCCGGTATCACCTGCAACAAAAACGGGATCCCGTTCGACCCTGAAAAACCAATGGTGACGTCAGGTATTCGTTTGGGAACACCAGCTGGTACCAGCCGCGGTTTCGGTGCCGAAGAATTTAAACAAATTGGTCAGTGGATTGGCGATGTACTTGATGGTTTGGCTGCAAACCCTGAAGACAACAGCGCCATTGAGCAGCAGGTTAAGCAGCAGGTACAGAAGCTGTGCAGCCGCTTCCCTCTTTACCAATAA
- a CDS encoding XRE family transcriptional regulator: MSDEQQVDVYPSMTVVKEFESEKADKIEPMKLGKRLKEIRMAHGLTLEEASKRTGLARSTLSKIENEQISPTFQAMQKLAGGLEIDIPQLFAPPKQLKATGRRDITRKAQGKPHPTTTYEHELLATQLTNKKMMPFKSRVRARAFEDYPDWIRHDGEEFLLVLEGEITFYSEFYEPVSLSEGDSVYYDANMGHMLTSVSEDDALILWVTAS; this comes from the coding sequence ATGAGTGACGAACAGCAGGTCGATGTGTATCCATCAATGACCGTCGTAAAAGAGTTCGAGTCTGAAAAGGCTGACAAAATTGAGCCGATGAAATTAGGAAAACGGCTCAAGGAAATTCGCATGGCGCACGGCCTGACTCTTGAAGAGGCCAGCAAGCGTACGGGGTTGGCTCGCTCGACATTGTCGAAAATTGAAAACGAGCAGATTTCACCGACGTTTCAGGCAATGCAAAAGCTTGCTGGTGGGTTAGAGATTGATATTCCACAGCTTTTCGCGCCGCCAAAACAACTTAAAGCGACAGGACGTCGTGACATTACACGTAAGGCGCAGGGTAAACCTCACCCAACAACGACCTACGAGCATGAGCTTCTAGCTACCCAGTTAACCAATAAAAAGATGATGCCTTTCAAATCAAGAGTGCGGGCTCGGGCTTTTGAGGATTACCCGGATTGGATCCGTCATGATGGCGAAGAGTTCTTACTGGTCCTGGAGGGTGAGATTACTTTTTACTCTGAGTTTTACGAGCCGGTGTCACTGAGTGAAGGGGATTCGGTCTATTACGATGCCAATATGGGACATATGCTGACTTCTGTCAGTGAAGATGATGCATTGATTCTTTGGGTTACCGCATCGTAA